One segment of Anatilimnocola aggregata DNA contains the following:
- a CDS encoding dicarboxylate/amino acid:cation symporter translates to MSANEATQGQATRAPKWNPLCWPLYLRVLLGVVLGTVIGISFPAVKQLDGSFKPREILLRWTTADLGSIASMYIDLLTALATPLIFFAVAEAFIRTVITARQGVKMFTICLVNIAVAFVIGLVILNTWQPGKAWSGAFAEYQQNAASSAEETADQKKLKLVTEQASKKSLSPLELVRSYIPKSFLQPFTDNMVLTVAVLAILVGAALRSLKAAADPELQAAVLTFDHLIIACYQIILKMLFWLIELAPYAICLAVIGVVGTSGLETFKLVGVFFLTTVTALSIHSLIYYPLSAWLIGGKSPAIYFREGASAILTGFSINSSLATAPLTLQALERMGVSDSSARLSACVGTNFNNDGITLYEAMTALFIAQVAGMDLSLGAQISILLAALAGSMGIAGIPNSGLIILTLVLRAANLSDETVKFAFPIVLSIDFIIARLRSAVNVMGDLQVAILLDAGGAAPEPAAPESAQSND, encoded by the coding sequence ATGTCGGCCAATGAAGCAACTCAGGGACAGGCGACGCGCGCCCCCAAGTGGAATCCACTCTGCTGGCCGCTTTATTTGCGCGTGCTGCTGGGCGTGGTGCTGGGAACCGTAATTGGAATCTCATTTCCAGCAGTCAAACAGCTCGATGGTTCGTTCAAGCCACGCGAGATTTTGCTGCGTTGGACGACGGCCGACCTCGGCTCGATTGCCAGCATGTATATCGACCTGCTGACGGCGCTGGCGACGCCGTTGATTTTTTTCGCCGTCGCTGAAGCCTTCATCCGCACCGTGATCACGGCGCGCCAAGGGGTGAAGATGTTCACCATCTGCCTGGTGAACATTGCCGTGGCATTCGTCATCGGTCTCGTAATCCTGAATACGTGGCAACCGGGCAAAGCCTGGTCGGGAGCCTTTGCCGAGTATCAGCAGAACGCTGCTTCGTCTGCGGAGGAAACAGCCGACCAGAAGAAACTGAAACTCGTCACCGAGCAGGCGAGCAAGAAATCGCTCTCGCCGCTCGAATTGGTCCGCTCCTACATCCCCAAGAGCTTCCTCCAGCCTTTCACAGACAACATGGTGCTGACCGTCGCTGTGCTGGCGATTCTCGTCGGCGCAGCGCTCCGGTCGCTGAAGGCGGCTGCCGATCCCGAACTGCAAGCTGCGGTGCTGACCTTCGACCACCTCATCATCGCCTGCTATCAGATCATCCTGAAAATGCTCTTCTGGCTGATCGAACTGGCGCCCTATGCAATTTGCCTGGCAGTGATCGGGGTTGTGGGAACGTCAGGGCTGGAAACCTTCAAGCTCGTAGGGGTCTTCTTCCTGACCACGGTGACTGCGCTGTCGATTCACTCCTTGATCTATTACCCGCTCTCGGCGTGGCTCATCGGCGGGAAATCGCCGGCAATCTATTTTCGCGAAGGCGCGAGCGCGATTCTGACCGGCTTCTCAATCAATAGCAGTCTCGCGACTGCCCCTCTGACCTTGCAGGCGCTTGAGCGAATGGGCGTTAGTGATTCTTCTGCCCGGCTGTCGGCCTGCGTTGGAACCAATTTCAACAACGATGGCATTACGCTCTATGAAGCCATGACGGCGCTCTTCATTGCACAGGTCGCCGGCATGGATCTATCGCTCGGCGCGCAGATTTCGATCTTGCTGGCCGCACTCGCCGGCAGTATGGGAATCGCTGGAATTCCCAACTCAGGCTTAATCATTCTTACGCTCGTGCTGAGGGCAGCGAACCTTTCCGATGAGACGGTGAAATTTGCGTTTCCAATCGTGCTGAGCATCGATTTTATCATCGCCCGCCTGCGTTCCGCCGTGAATGTGATGGGCGATCTGCAGGTCGCAATACTGCTTGATGCGGGCGGGGCAGCGCCTGAACCTGCTGCGCCTGAGAGTGCGCAATCGAATGACTAA
- a CDS encoding coiled-coil domain-containing protein: MTWQLSGQRFLWCSLVLGLVGGIISTTLAQNKNQPKKKNDEAEIRAAQAKLEDAKKDAADAQRDFQTARQQVEKVRSSLIALRRKIEDQAEDSGKLKQAHERVDRAKASLQPLIEPILAEVQKSPEYLAAAKQRDELRNQLQSLAATEALQRPVIAKQIADAEGALRKLEAAELAKHPKLVQQKEALAQAEADLRTALAAADDVLLKDSRYAAAKRELDQAEGKADAAQSRAVAKQKAVAAAQNKVQGEIAEERREDARERAQQQKKKNDKKKK, translated from the coding sequence ATGACGTGGCAACTGAGCGGGCAGCGTTTCTTGTGGTGCAGCCTTGTTTTAGGCCTGGTCGGCGGAATAATTTCGACCACCTTGGCCCAAAATAAGAATCAGCCAAAAAAGAAGAATGACGAAGCGGAAATTCGGGCTGCCCAGGCGAAGCTGGAAGACGCCAAAAAGGACGCCGCCGATGCGCAAAGGGACTTTCAAACGGCCCGGCAACAGGTCGAGAAAGTCCGCAGCAGCTTGATTGCCTTGCGGCGCAAGATTGAAGATCAGGCCGAAGATTCCGGCAAGTTGAAACAGGCTCACGAGCGGGTCGATCGCGCGAAGGCCAGCTTGCAGCCCCTTATCGAGCCCATCTTGGCAGAAGTGCAGAAATCTCCCGAGTACCTGGCGGCTGCCAAACAGCGCGACGAGTTGCGCAATCAGCTGCAATCTTTAGCCGCGACAGAAGCCTTGCAACGCCCGGTAATTGCCAAGCAAATTGCGGACGCGGAAGGGGCGCTCAGAAAACTCGAAGCGGCTGAACTCGCCAAACACCCCAAGCTTGTGCAGCAGAAAGAAGCGTTGGCGCAAGCCGAGGCTGACTTGCGCACTGCCTTAGCAGCCGCTGACGATGTGCTGCTGAAAGACAGTCGCTATGCCGCTGCCAAGCGCGAACTTGACCAGGCCGAAGGCAAAGCCGACGCAGCTCAATCGCGCGCGGTTGCCAAACAAAAAGCAGTCGCTGCTGCGCAAAATAAGGTTCAAGGCGAGATTGCGGAAGAACGTCGCGAAGACGCGCGCGAGCGGGCTCAGCAGCAAAAAAAGAAGAACGACAAGAAGAAAAAATAG